The DNA segment CAATCGGAGATGAAAACAGCCCGTTGGAGAAAACAGCACATCGAACGGATTGTGCGGATCGATGTGCAGGATCTGGAACCGGTAAGGGACATACAGACGCTGATCCTGCTGATTGACATGCTCAAGGAAAGGGTCGGTTCGCCGATCTCTTATAATTCCCTTTCGAGGGACCTGCAAATATCCCCTCATACGGTTAAAAGATGGATTCAGATTCTCGAGAGCATGTACGTCGTTTTCTCCGTGACGCCCTATTCGAAAAACATAAGCCGTTCGCTGTTAAAAGAACCAAAAATTTATTTTTACGACACGAGTTCGGTGACAGGCGACGAAGGGATCAAATTTGAAAATCTGGTTGCCAACTGTCTTCGCAAGCACCTGCATTTTCTGGAAGATGCGGAGGGAAAGACCACGCAACTGCACTATCTGCGCGACAAGGAAAAAAGAGAGGCCGATTTTTTAACGGCCATCGACAAAAAAATCGAGCATCTTGTTGAGGTTAAATTTTCCAATGCAAATTTAAGCCGGCCTCTTTTGTATTTTCATCGCCGTCTTTCCGCGAAATCGGCGATTCAGCTTGTCATGAATACAAGACAAACCCAGACTGTCGAGGGAATTTCCATCCTTCCCGCCGGCGAATGGCTTGATACGCTGGCGGCCTGACGCTACTCCTTCACCACCGCGTCAAAGGTCACCGTCGTCTGGGCGTAAATGAAATGGGCGTTTTTGTCGACGCCGGTATCGGAAAAAAAAGGACCGGTTTCGGGCTTCGGCGGACAGGCAAGGGAAAGGGGATTTGACTTTCAATGCCCCCCGCAACAGGTGGCGTAACGCTCCGGGGGCAGGGCCTCCATCTTTTTAAAAATCTCCTCCAGCTCCGCCGGGCTCAAAAAACGGTCGATGGCGGGATAAAGGATAACCTCCTCCTTCCGGTTGTGCTCCGAAAGAAGGGAGATCAATTTTTCCTCCTCCCTGTCGCTCTCCGGATCCCTCTCTTTTACCTTCTGATGAACGGCCTCCAGCGCCGCCCCGATCTCCCGGTGTTCCAGACGCATGACCGCCGTCGGGCCCGCGTCCTTGATCCCCGTTTTTTCCTCAAAAACCGGAAAAAGGATTTCTTCTTCCCAGACGATGTGCCTCTGCAAGCCGGTTTTAAAATCGACAAAGGCCCCCTTGGCCTTGGCGAAATCGCTCCGCTTCAAGGTCTGAAACATTTTAAACAGGCGATCCAGCCGCTCATGGTCGGCCTCATAATAGCCGGTGACGGATGCTTTCCCTCTTACATTGTCCATAAGACCTCCTCTTCCTCGACAGGGGGCAAACTATTTTGCCCAATTTTCCTTCGCCTTGTCCCACCAGGTGCCGCCTTTGGTTCCCCAGTCGTACCGCTCGGCCCCTTTGCGGGTGTAATAGCGCCAGTTGATCCAGGTGGCGACGGAGTAAAAGACAAGGGCGCCCCAGAAAAATATTTTTGCATTTCCGCAAGCCGTTATCGCGGCGCCGATCAACGAAGAAAAAACGAAAGGACCATAAGCGGCCCACGCGCCCGTCCAGCCGAGAATCTGGGCCCCCTGCCGGGGCGAAAAAGCGAATACAATCGGATATTGGCGGAAGGTGGCCGCATTTCCTATGCCTGCCATCAGGAATATCCAGAGCATGACCCAGACAAACATCGGGAATTGTTCCAGCGAAGTCGGCGCAAGAAATCCCCCGAAGATCAGCGCAAGGCAACCCAATACCAAACCAATCCCCGAAACCATGAGCCAGACACTGCCGCCCATGCGGTCGGATGGCGCTCCCATGAGCGCGCGAATGAGAGAGCCGACAAGCGGGCCATAAAAAGCGTATTTCAACGGGTCGGGCGCCCCTTCAAATCCACCGTAAATCGTTTTTATCATCAGCGGAAAAGCGGCGGAAAATCCCGAAAAACTGCCGAAGGTCATGACATAAGTGACGACGCAGAACCATGCGTGCTTGTTATCGGTCATGTTTTTGATCATTCCGCCTATTGACGGTTTATCGACGCGAATACTGCGCAGATACACCCAGCACGGAATGGCGGCGCCGATCAAAACCGGTATGTACCAAAAGGCGGCGTTCTGAAGCCAGATGTCCTTCACCACGGGGCCTCTTGTGAAAACCTGGGGCGTCCCGACAATGGCGCCGAGTGCGGCAAATCCGATGATCCATGGAGTAACAAACTGGACGAGACTCACGCCGAAATTCCCGATGCCCGCCTGAATGCCCATGGCGTATCCCTGCAGACGTTTTGGAAAATGCAGACTGGTGGAGGGCATGTAGGATGAAAAATCGCCGCCGCCAAACCCGCATAAGGCGGCAATGATCAAAAAGTGCGGATAGGGGGTCTCGGGATTCTGGACGGCAAACCCAAGCCAGATCATCGGC comes from the Deltaproteobacteria bacterium genome and includes:
- a CDS encoding NarK/NasA family nitrate transporter; the protein is MSTWLKKWEPENELFWKTEGGKQANRTLWVTTFSLIFSFATWFVMSAVVVRLPNIGFKFDTMQLFWLAAMPGLAGGTFRLIHTFLIPIYGTRHVVTMATLIKILPMIWLGFAVQNPETPYPHFLIIAALCGFGGGDFSSYMPSTSLHFPKRLQGYAMGIQAGIGNFGVSLVQFVTPWIIGFAALGAIVGTPQVFTRGPVVKDIWLQNAAFWYIPVLIGAAIPCWVYLRSIRVDKPSIGGMIKNMTDNKHAWFCVVTYVMTFGSFSGFSAAFPLMIKTIYGGFEGAPDPLKYAFYGPLVGSLIRALMGAPSDRMGGSVWLMVSGIGLVLGCLALIFGGFLAPTSLEQFPMFVWVMLWIFLMAGIGNAATFRQYPIVFAFSPRQGAQILGWTGAWAAYGPFVFSSLIGAAITACGNAKIFFWGALVFYSVATWINWRYYTRKGAERYDWGTKGGTWWDKAKENWAK
- a CDS encoding ATP-binding protein, which gives rise to MKRLQEETLLKDLEEKMVFLSGPRQVGKTTLAKSLGGRFPSHACYNYDEEADRRIMVKKTWDRKVDLIVLDEIHKLKKWKTHLKGAYDTEGIPPRILVTGSARLDVFRRGGDSLAGRYFGHRLYPFSVRELRGEASPREIVENLIRYGGFPEPFLSQSEMKTARWRKQHIERIVRIDVQDLEPVRDIQTLILLIDMLKERVGSPISYNSLSRDLQISPHTVKRWIQILESMYVVFSVTPYSKNISRSLLKEPKIYFYDTSSVTGDEGIKFENLVANCLRKHLHFLEDAEGKTTQLHYLRDKEKREADFLTAIDKKIEHLVEVKFSNANLSRPLLYFHRRLSAKSAIQLVMNTRQTQTVEGISILPAGEWLDTLAA
- a CDS encoding hemerythrin domain-containing protein, with protein sequence MDNVRGKASVTGYYEADHERLDRLFKMFQTLKRSDFAKAKGAFVDFKTGLQRHIVWEEEILFPVFEEKTGIKDAGPTAVMRLEHREIGAALEAVHQKVKERDPESDREEEKLISLLSEHNRKEEVILYPAIDRFLSPAELEEIFKKMEALPPERYATCCGGH